One window of Papaver somniferum cultivar HN1 chromosome 9, ASM357369v1, whole genome shotgun sequence genomic DNA carries:
- the LOC113308481 gene encoding uncharacterized protein YKR070W-like → MRFRSILRVSGGRTKSAFSLSRFEAKRPLSQLCTNHERPSFGIAFDIDGVILRGRKPIGNSPQALRKLYDESGTLKIPFLFLTNGGGVPESKRASELSELLGVNVLPSQVVQGHSPFKKLVKSFENELIVAIGKGEPANVMAEYGFKKVLSMDEYASYFDNIDPLAPYKMSPNDITSTASSPRYDVSSERVQAAFVVSDPVDWSRDIQVLCDILRTGGLPGKEIGHQPPLYFAADDLEYQAAFSSERLGMGAFRIALESIFNRIHPDALQYTSFGKPHPFVFKNAENILNQLQPFSRDNQVVKDGDAIGHPLTSLYMIGDNPAVDIKGAQQAGHPWFSFLTRTGVFRGNENHEKYPADLVVDTVEDAVNYILDKEITSSRKI, encoded by the exons ATGAGGTTTCGATCTATACTCAGGGTTTCCGGTGGCAGAACTAAATCGGCGTTCTCTCTGTCCAGATTTGAAGCCAAACGTCCATTGTCTCAGCTATGTACCAATCACGAACGGCCTTCATTTGGTATTGCTTTTGACATTGATGGTGTTATTCTTCGAGGCCGTAAACCTATTGGGAATTCTCCACAAGCTTTGAGaaaattgtatgatgaatctg GTACTTTGAAGATTCCATTTCTATTCTTGACAAATG GAGGTGGCGTTCCAGAATCTAAACGAGCATCGGAGTTAAGTGAACTTTTGGGAGTTAATGTTCTTCCTTCACAG GTTGTACAAGGccattcaccattcaaaaagttAGTCAAGAG TTTTGAGAATGAACTCATTGTTGCAATTGGAAAAGGGGAACCTGCTAATGTGATGGCTGAGTATGGATTTAA AAAAGTTCTATCAATGGATGAATATGCATCTTACTTTGATAACATTGACCCGTTAGCTCCATACAAGATGTCACCTAATGATATAACCTCAACTGCATCGTCTCCAAGATATGATGTATCCTCCGAAAGAGTGCAAGCAGCATTCGTTGTTAGTGATCCTGTTGATTGGAGCAGGGACATTCAG GTTCTTTGTGACATTTTAAGAACCGGGGGACTTCCAGGAAAGGAGATTGGGCATCAGCCACCATTGTACTTTGCAGCTGATGATCTTGAATATCAG GCTGCTTTTTCATCTGAACGTCTTGGTATGGGCGCTTTCAGAATAGCACTGGAGTCGATATTCAATAG AATTCACCCTGATGCTCTTCAGTACACATCTTTTGGGAAACCACATCCTTTTGTATTTAAGAATGCAGAGAATATATTGAATCAACTTCAGCCATTTTCACGTGATAACCAAGTTGTTAAAGATGGAGACGCCATTGGTCATCCTCTGACAAGCTTATACATGATTGGAGATAATCCTGCAGTTGACATCAAAGGTGCACAACAG GCAGGACACCCTTGGTTTTCTTTTCTGACAAGGACGGGAGTTTTTAGGGGAAATGAAAACCATGAAAAGTATCCAGCTGATCTG GTTGTTGACACGGTTGAAGATGCTGTGAATTATATTTTGGATAAAGAGATCACTTCTTCGCGTAAAATATAG
- the LOC113308480 gene encoding leucine aminopeptidase-like has translation MAPIDPHSYTDSSNPLTNHISLSLYFNFSSSTINGSSQLTLSSPHTGPLLLDTRSLTITSVLDSKTLTPIPFELSPVIDPIKGQTLTVTLSNQSSILVSFVTSPCSSALQWLSPPQTFNKSLPFVYTQCQAIHARSICPCQDTPAARICYSARLNVPRELSAVMAAKHVERRSPVAGEAGVACDEALWCAEGRVVEEFVMEQPIPPYLFAFAVGELGFREVGPRTRIYAENVVSVLDVAAREFAGTEEMIRQGEKLFGAYEWERFDLLVLPPSFPYGGMENPRMTFLTPTVIKGDASGAQVVAHELAHSWTGNLITNKTNEDFWLNEGFTTYAERRIVEVCQGEERAALNIGIGWKGLNEAIEKFKDNLEFTKLKNKQEGVDPDDIYSEVPYEKGFQFLWRIERQTGRPAFDEFLKKYISTFKFQSIDTETFLNFLKANIPGIEKEVDLVLWTEGTGLPSDAYETESSVYTKLVSLAKEFKVGRMPREDEVADWQGQEWELYLENVPRSVEASQVAALDARYRLTESKDYEVKVAFLQLALSSGCRDYYSEVEKTLKEVGRMKYLRPLYTALVQGVEKEESKILAKRVFAEARECYHPIAQGVVESILSKHI, from the exons atGGCACCGATTGATCCACATTCATACACAGATTCATCAAACCCACTAACAAATCACATCTCACTATCACTCTATTTCAATTTCTCATCATCAACAATCAATGGTTCATCTCAATTAACACTATCATCACCTCATACCGGTCCACTCTTATTAGACACCAGATCATTAACAATCACATCAGTTCttgattcaaaaaccctaactccAATCCCCTTTGAGTTATCCCCAGTTATTGATCCAATCAAAGGGCAAACCCTAACAGTTACACTATCAAATCAGTCATcaattttggtttcttttgttacTAGCCCTTGTTCTTCAGCTCTTCAATGGTTATCTCCACCACAGACGTTTAATAAGAGTTTGCCTTTTGTTTACACACAGTGTCAAGCAATTCATGCTAGGTCAATTTGCCCTTGTCAGGATACACCAGCTGCAAGGATTTGTTACTCAGCGAGGTTAAATGTGCCGCGTGAGTTGTCGGCAGTTATGGCAGCGAAGCATGTGGAACGAAGGTCTCCTGTGGCGGGGGAAGCTGGTGTGGCATGTGATGAGGCTTTGTGGTGTGCTGAAGGAAGAGTGGTGGAGGAATTTGTTATGGAACAACCAATTCCGCCTTATTTGTTTGCATTTGCTGTTGGGGAGCTGGGATTCAGAGAAGTTGGACCGAGGACTAGGATTTATGCAGAGAATGTTGTGAGTGTGTTAGATGTTGCGGCGAGGGAATTTGCGGGGACGGAGGAGATGATTAGACAGGGGGAGAAGCTGTTTGGTGCTTATGAATGGGAAAggtttgatttgcttgttttgCCACCAAGTTTTCCTTATGGTGGAATGGAAAATCCAAGGATGACTTTTTTGACCCCTACTGTTATTAAGGGTGATGCTAGTGGTGCACAAGTTGTTGCTCATGAACTTGCCCATAGTTGGACTGGGAATTTGATTACTAACAAGACAAATGAAGATTTCTGGTTGAATGAG GGTTTTACGACATATGCAGAGAGGAGAATAGTTGAGGTTTGCCAAGGCGAGGAGAGAGCTGCTTTGAATATTGGAATTGGTTGGAAAGGTTTAAATGAAGCTATAGAAAAGTTCAAGGATAACTTGGAGTTCACTAAGCTCAAGAATAAGCAGGAAGGAGTAGACCCAGATGATATCTACTCAGAAGTGCCATACGAGAAAGGTTTTCAGTTTCTGTGGCGCATTGAACGACAG ACTGGACGCCCTGCATTTGATGAGTTTCTTAAGAAGTACATTTCGACTTTTAAATTCCAATCCATCGATACGGAAACTTTCCTTAATTTCTTGAAAGCAAATATTCCTGGAATTGAGAAGGAGGTTGACCTGGTTCTCTGGACTGAGGGTACTGGTCTCCCTTCAGATGCGTATGAAACTGAATCCAGTGTCTACACTAAGCTTGTTTCTTTGGCTAAGGAGTTCAAGGTTGGTAGGATGCCAAGGGAAGACGAGGTAGCAGATTGGCAAGGTCAGGAATGGGAACTCTACTTGGAGAATGTGCCCAGATCTGTTGAAGCTTCACAG GTTGCAGCTCTGGATGCACGTTACAGACTAACGGAATCAAAGGATTATGAAGTAAAGGTAGCATTCCTCCAGCTCGCTTTGTCTTCTGGATGCAGAGACTACTACAGTGAAGTGGAGAAAACTTTGAAGGAAGTTGGAAGGATGAAGTACCTCCGTCCTCTCTACACTGCACTAGTTCAAGGTGTCGAAAAGGAAGAGAGTAAAATCTTGGCTAAACGAGTATTTGCTGAAGCTCGCGAATGTTATCACCCCATAGCCCAAGGTGTTGTCGAGTCTATCCTTTCCAAGCACATCTAA